The Caloenas nicobarica isolate bCalNic1 chromosome 15, bCalNic1.hap1, whole genome shotgun sequence genome includes a region encoding these proteins:
- the EDN3 gene encoding endothelin-3 isoform X2 — MELGLLFLFGLTITSTAGSALPPPRSLPAGPEPRSAALGHKERDENEAAALPAGGRAKVDGGALRRRARRCTCYTYKDKECVYYCHLDIIWINTPERTVPYGLSNYRSSFRGKRSTGQIQSTLQSLFRCSCLDARDKQCMQFCRRMQDRKSHGSVKKTEDKDQCREEEHTSIQ; from the exons ATGGAGCTGGGTTTATTGTTCCTCTTTGGACTTACAATTACGTCGACTGCAG GCTCCGCGCTGCCCCCGCCTCGCTCGCTGCCGGCCGGCCCGGAGCCGCGCTCGGCGGCGCTGGGCCACAAGGAGCGGGACGAGAACGAagcggcggcgctgccggccgGCGGCAGAGCCAAGGTGGACGGCGGAGCCCTGCGGCGCCGAGCCCGGCGCTGCACTTGCTACACCTACAAGGACAAGGAGTGCGTGTACTACTGCCACCTCGACATCATCTGGATCAACACCCCCGA GAGGACTGTGCCATATGGGCTGTCTAACTACAGAAGCAGTTTTAGAGGCAAAAGGTCTACAGGCCAGATTCAAAGTACTCTCCAGTCTTTGTTTCGGTGCTCTTGTTTGGATGCTCGTGACAAACAGTGTATGCAGTTTTGCAGAagaatgcaagacagaaaaag TCATGGATCAGTGAAAAAGACAGAGGATAAAGACCAATGCAGGGAAGAGGAACACACTTCCATTCAGTAG
- the EDN3 gene encoding endothelin-3 isoform X1 — translation MELGLLFLFGLTITSTAGSALPPPRSLPAGPEPRSAALGHKERDENEAAALPAGGRAKVDGGALRRRARRCTCYTYKDKECVYYCHLDIIWINTPERTVPYGLSNYRSSFRGKRSTGQIQSTLQSLFRCSCLDARDKQCMQFCRRMQDRKRSHGSVKKTEDKDQCREEEHTSIQ, via the exons ATGGAGCTGGGTTTATTGTTCCTCTTTGGACTTACAATTACGTCGACTGCAG GCTCCGCGCTGCCCCCGCCTCGCTCGCTGCCGGCCGGCCCGGAGCCGCGCTCGGCGGCGCTGGGCCACAAGGAGCGGGACGAGAACGAagcggcggcgctgccggccgGCGGCAGAGCCAAGGTGGACGGCGGAGCCCTGCGGCGCCGAGCCCGGCGCTGCACTTGCTACACCTACAAGGACAAGGAGTGCGTGTACTACTGCCACCTCGACATCATCTGGATCAACACCCCCGA GAGGACTGTGCCATATGGGCTGTCTAACTACAGAAGCAGTTTTAGAGGCAAAAGGTCTACAGGCCAGATTCAAAGTACTCTCCAGTCTTTGTTTCGGTGCTCTTGTTTGGATGCTCGTGACAAACAGTGTATGCAGTTTTGCAGAagaatgcaagacagaaaaag AAGTCATGGATCAGTGAAAAAGACAGAGGATAAAGACCAATGCAGGGAAGAGGAACACACTTCCATTCAGTAG